One stretch of Glycine soja cultivar W05 chromosome 7, ASM419377v2, whole genome shotgun sequence DNA includes these proteins:
- the LOC114418058 gene encoding cinnamoyl-CoA reductase 1-like: MPTDTSSVSGEIVCVTGAGGFIASWLVKLLLEKGYTVRGTVRNPDDPKNGHLKELEGGKERLTLHKVDLFDIASIKAALHGCHGVFHTASPVTDNPEEMVEPAVKGTKNVIIAAAEAKVRRVVFTSSIGTVYMDPNTSRDALVDESFWSDLEYCKNTKNWYCYGKTVAEQAAWDVAKERGVDLVVVNPVLVIGPLLQPTINASTIHILKYLTGSAKTYVNATQAYVHVRDVALAHILVYETPSASGRFICAESSLHRGELVEILAKFFPEYPIPTKCSDEKNPRVKPYIFSNQKLKDLGLEFTPVKQCLYDTVKNLQENGHLPVPPKQKDSY, from the exons atGCCAACTGACACGTCATCAGTTTCCGGCGAAATCGTGTGTGTGACCGGTGCCGGCGGTTTCATAGCCTCTTGGCTTGTCAAACTTCTCTTAGAGAAAGGCTACACTGTGAGAGGAACCGTGAGAAATCCAG ATGATCCGAAGAATGGTCATTTGAAAGAGTTGGAAGGAGGCAAGGAGAGGCTAACTCTGCATAAAGTTGATCTCTTCGATATTGCCTCCATTAAAGCAGCTCTTCACGGTTGCCACGGTGTCTTCCACACCGCTTCTCCGGTCACCGACAACCCT GAAGAGATGGTGGAGCCAGCAGTGAAAGGAACGAAGAATGTGATCATAGCAGCAGCAGAAGCAAAAGTGCGACGCGTGGTGTTCACTTCTTCAATTGGCACCGTCTATATGGACCCCAATACGAGTAGGGATGCGTTGGTTGATGAATCATTCTGGAGTGACTTGGAGTACTGTAAAAACACCAAG AATTGGTATTGCTACGGGAAGACGGTGGCTGAACAAGCAGCATGGGATGTAGCAAAAGAGAGAGGGGTGGACTTGGTTGTGGTGAACCCAGTTTTGGTGATTGGACCATTGTTGCAACCAACCATTAATGCTAGTACAATTCACATCCTAAAGTACCTTACTGGCTCTGCCAAAACTTATGTAAATGCCACTCAGGCTTACGTACATGTGAGGGATGTGGCATTAGCCCACATTCTTGTTTATGAGACACCTTCAGCTTCTGGTCGATTCATATGTGCTGAAAGCTCGCTGCATCGTGGTGAGCTAGTTGAAATTTTGGCCAAGTTTTTCCCCGAGTACCCAATTCCTACCAA ATGTTCAGATGAAAAGAACCCGAGAGTAAAACCCTACATATTTTCAAATCAAAAGCTGAAAGATTTGGGATTGGAATTCACCCCAGTGAAGCAGTGTCTATATGACACCGTTAAAAATCTGCAAGAGAATGGCCACCTTCCTGTCCCCCCAAAGCAAAAAGATTCCTATTGA
- the LOC114418057 gene encoding metal transporter Nramp6-like, whose amino-acid sequence MTVTGSSSGQPQFIASTGGNRNFSNAPLIENSDTDQIVVPDTTGWKNLFAYVGPGFLVSIAYIDPGNFETDLQSGAQYKYELLWIILVASCAALLIQTMAANLGVVTGMHLAEHCKAEYSRVPNFILWVIAEIAIVACDIPEVIGTAFALNMLFNIPVWVGVLLTGFSTLILLALQQYGVRKLEFFIAFLVFTIAGCFMAELGYAKPVAKEVVAGLFVPKLQGHGATGLAISLLGAMVMPHNLFLHSALVLSRKIPRSVRGIKEACRFYMIESAFALTVAFLINISVISVSGAVCNSSNLSVEDQNSCQDLDLNKASFLLRNVLGKWSSKLFAIALLASGQSSTITGTYAGQYVMQGFLDLRLKSWIRNLLTRCLAIVPSLIVALIGGSAGAGELIIIASMILSFELPFALIPLLKFTSSKIKMGEHVNSISISAVTWIIGSLIMGINIYYLLTSFVKLLLHVHLKIVTKVFLGILGFSGVALYMGGIAYLVFRKNKKTTHILAFRTLEEQQVANEQGDISIYSLPREDIVSMQLPQKRSPAEID is encoded by the exons ATGACTGTGACAGGTTCATCATCTGGGCAACCTCAATTCATTGCCAGCACCGGTGGTAACCGGAACTTCTCGAATGCACCCTTGATTGAAAACTCAGATACTGATCAAATTGTTGTACCTGAT ACAACAGGCTGGAAAAACCTATTTGCATACGTGGGACCTGGATTTCTAGTTTCCATTGCATATATCGACCCGGGAAACT TTGAGACAGATCTTCAATCAGGAGCGCAATATAAATATGAG TTACTTTGGATCATATTGGTGGCGTCATGTGCTGCACTTCTAATTCAAACAATGGCAGCTAATCTTGGGGTTGTCACTG GAATGCACCTAGCAGAGCATTGTAAAGCTGAATATTCTCGGGTGCCCAACTTTATCCTTTGGGTGATTGCTGAAATTGCCATAGTGGCGTGTGACATTCCTGAAG TAATTGGGACAGCCTTTGCATTGAACATGCTCTTCAACATACCAGTTTGGGTTGGTGTTCTTCTGACAGGATTCAGTACATTGATCCTCTTAGCATTACAGCAATATGGG GTTAGGAAACTTGAATTCTTCATTGCATTTCTAGTATTCACAATTGCTGGTTGCTTTATGGCTGAGCTTGGATATGCAAAGCCGGTGGCCAAAGAAGTTGTGGCCGGTCTTTTTGTTCCAAAACTTCAGGGGCATGGTGCCACTGGTCTTGCAATTTCACTCCTTGGGGCAATGGTTATGCC CCACAATCTATTCCTCCACTCAGCACTGGTGCTTTCCAGGAAAATACCGCGATCAGTTCGTGGAATCAAA gaggCCTGTAGATTTTACATGATAGAAAGTGCCTTTGCTCTTACGGTGGCCTTCCTCATAAATATTTCTGTTATTTCTGTAAGTGGTGCAGTATGCAATTCTTCAAATTTAAGTGTTGAAGATCAGAATAGCTGTCAGGATTTGGATTTGAACAAGGCCTCCTTTTTATTAAGA AATGTCTTGGGCAAATGGAGCTCAAAACTATTTGCAATTGCTTTACTTGCCTCAGGTCAAAGTTCTACCATAACAGGAACATATGCAGGACAATACGTCATGCAG GGATTTCTTGATTTGCGACTGAAGTCATGGATTCGGAATCTGCTAACTCGTTGCTTAGCCATTGTTCCTAGTTTGATTGTTGCACTCATTGGTGGCTCTGCTGGAGCTGGGGAGCTCATCATAATTGCATCG ATGATCTTATcatttgagcttccttttgctTTGATTCCACTCCTCAAGTTCACTAGCAGCAAAATCAAGATGGGAGAACATGTCAACTCAATCTCG ATCTCGGCTGTTACTTGGATCATTGGTTCCCTCATCATGGGCATAAATATATACTATTTATTGACTAGCTTTGTCAAATTGCTTCTGCATGTCCACTTAAAAATTGTTACTAAGGTGTTTCTCGGGATATTGGGATTTTCGGGTGTGGCACTATATATGGGAGGCATTGCGTATCTAGTGTTtcgcaaaaataaaaaaactacacACATTTTGGCATTTAGAACATTGGAAGAACAACAAGTGGCAAATGAACAAGGTGATATATCAATTTATAGTCTCCCAAGAGAAGACATAGTAAGCATGCAATTGCCTCAAAAAAGGAGTCCAGCAGAAATTGATTGA